The Streptomyces capitiformicae genome contains the following window.
CGGCGCCGGCTGCCCGGGGTGGCCGTAAGGCTGCGGCGGTTGCTGGGGCTGCTGGCCGGGCTGTGGGGCGGCCTGGCCCGGGTAGGGCTGACCGGGGTACGGCTGGGCCTGCTGCGGCGGGTAGGGCTGGCCCGGATACGGCTGGCCCGGCATCGGCGGGGCGGCGACCGGCGGCGGGTTGCCGTCGGACGTCCACAGGCCGTGCGACTGCTGGTGCCGGGCGATGTCCTCGGCGACCATCGCCGCGAGCGTGAAGTACGCCTCCCGCACCTTCGGCCGCATCATGTCGAGGTCCAACTCCGCACCGGCGGCGAGGTGTTCGTCGAAGGGCACGACGACCACGCCACGGCACCGGGTCTCGAAGTGCGCGACGATGTCCTCCACCTTGATCGTCTTACCGGTCTCGCGGACACCGGAGATGACGGTGATGGAGCGCGCCACCAGGTCCTGGTACCCGTGCGCGGAGAGCCAGTCCAGCGTCGTACTGGCGCTGCTCGCCCCGTCCACGGACGGCGTCGAGATGATGATGAGCTGGTCGGCGAGGTCGAGCACTCCGCGCATCGCGCTGTAGAGCAGACCCGTACCCGAGTCGGTCAGGATGATCGGGTACTGCTTGCCGAGGATGTCGATCGCGCGCCGGTAGTCCTCGTCGTTGAAGGTCGTGGAGACGGCAGGGTCGACGTCGTTGGCGATGATCTCCAGGCCGGAGGGGGCCTGGGAGGTGAACCGCCGGATGTCCATGTACGAGTTGAGGTACGGGATCGCCTGGACCAGGTCACGGATGGTGGCACCGGTCTCGCGCCGCACCCGGCGGCCGAGCGTGCCCGCGTCCGGGTTGGCGTCGATCGCGAGGATCTTGTCCTGGCGCTCGGTCGCGAGCGTGGAGCCGAGTGCCGTTGTGGTCGTCGTCTTGCCGACACCGCCCTTGAGGCTGATGACCGCGATCCGGTAGCAGGACAGCACCGGGGTCCTGATCAGCTCCAGCTTCCGCTGCCGCTCGGCTTCTTCCTTCTTACCACCGAGCTTGAACAGCCCACCGCCGGACGCCGGCCGACTGCTCCTCTGCTTCTGCTTCTTGCTGTTGAGCAGCCGGTCGGAGGACAGCTCCACCGCCGCCGTGTAACCGAGCGGCGCCACACCCGGGTTGGTGGGCTGCCGCTGATCGTGCTGCACGGGCTGCGGCCAGGCGGCACCAGTACGGGGGTCGACGGGCGCGGCGGCCTGGGGATGACCGGGCTGACCGGGGGCGCCTGCGGGGCCGGGCTGGCCCGGGTGGCCCGGATGGTTGGGCTGGCCGGGGATCTGGGGTTGCGGTTGACCGGGCTGGGCCGGGGGCTGGGGGAAGCCGTAGCCGCCTTGGGGAGTGGGGGAGTTGGGCGGGCCCTGGGGGTTCGGGGTCGGTGCGCCGGGGACGCCCTGCTGGGGTGCGGGGGCGCCGGGGTGCGGGAAGCCGTAACCCGCGGGGGGAGCGGGAGGCTGGGGATTGGGGGATTGCGGCGCGTTCGGGGGACCCGGCTGGGCTGGGGGCTGAGGGAAGCCGTAACCGCCCTGGGGAGGCACGGGCGCCTGGGGCGCGGGGGCGCCGGGGGGCGGGAAGCCGTAGCCGGGGGCGGGCGGAGCCGGGGGAGTGGGCTGGCCGGGCTGGGCCGGGGGCTGGGGGAAGCCGTAGCCCGCCGGGGTGGCCTGCTGGGGCGTGGGGCTCGGGGTCGGCGGCGTAGAGGGCGCACCGGGAGCACCTGGCGTGCCAGGCATACCGGGCGTACCGGGCGCGGCGTCGGCAGGGTTGCCCCAGGCCGCAGGCGCGCCCTGGGGAGCCTGCGGCTGGAACGGCTGCTGCGGCGGCAATGGCGGCTCCCCCTGTGCGGCAGCCGGCTGCGGCGCCCCGGGGAAGGCCTGCACGGGCGGGGCCGACGGCCCGGTCGGGGGCCACTGCGCCGCCGGGGCGGGCGCGGCGGGCTGGTACGCGGGCGGCAACGGCGGAAGCCCGCCCTGCGGCACCGGCGGCGGAGCCCAGGCGGGGGGAGTCTGCGGTTCGCCACCGGGCGAGTCCGCGGCGGGCGGGGCGTCCTGGGGCGCCGTGCTGCTCGGCGGGACGGCGTCCGAGGGCTCGGGGGTGGCGGGGGTTGGGTCGGCGGGCTCGTCGGCGCCCGGAACGGAATCCTGAGGAGTCGTGTCTCGAGGAGTCGCGTCCTGAGGAGTCGTGTCCTGAGGTGCGGCATCCGTCGGCTCCGCCTCGCCGGAGGCACCGTCCGGGGCGACCGCGTGCCCGGTCTGCTCACCCTCTACGGCATCGGCTTCGCTGTCCTGCGCGTCCGGTGTGACCTGGCCCTGTTCCTGGCCTTGCTCCGCGTCGGCAGGCGCTGCATCGGCGGACGGCTCGGCGGCCTCGGTGTCGGCGGCGCCGGACTCGGCGCTGTCCTGGCCCTGAACCTCGGCATCCGGACCGGCCTCCGCGTCGGGCACAGCGGCACCCTCGGATGCCTCGCCCTCCGCCTGCGGAGCGTTCAACTCGAAGTCGGCCCCACCCGCTTCACCACCGGAACCAGTACCAGCACTCGCGTCGGCGTCACCCTCCGGGGCCTTGGCCGAAGACACTTCCGCGATCTCACGCTTCAGCGCGGTGGCCGAGATCCGCATGGTCGCGCCGCTCTCGATGTCCCCGCTGTCGGCACCGGCCTGCTCGGGCACGGGCGCCGGGGCGGGTGCGACCGGAGGCCACGGAGGCGGAAAGGAACCCCCCGACGCCGCACCCCCCGAAGCCCCGCCGGCCATGTCGACAGGCGGACCGACCGGCGGCGCGGGCGGCGGTGGCGTCACCGAACCGGCGGCGGGTCCAGCACTACCGGAATCCGAACCGCCCCCTCCCGACGAGGCGTTCTGCGTGTACCAGGCAGGCGGCGCATAGTCGATGGTGAACTCGCCCGTCGTCTCGATGGCGGACTCGGCGTCGGACTGGTCATCGCCGGGCGTGGCCCAGCCCCCGCGGATCCCGTCCCGATCGCTGTTCACAATTCCTCCTGGTGTGGTCGAGCACCCTCAAAGCCGTGCCGGGGCCGACCGTTCTTGTCGTTCGAGCCGTGTCGTCGTGACGTCGTGGCATCCGCCCCCGGGTCCAGCCTAATCACCACGAGCGCGACGACGGCAGGCCCGCCCACCCCTCAGCACCCGCCCGCTCCGTCGCACCCTGCCCTGAGATGGCGCACATATCCCCAACGAGGATGAACAAACCGGTCATTGCCGGTGAACAACTCGAAAGGGGAGGGAGACTGAACCGCCGGCGTACGACGGTCCCCGGGCGCGGGCGGCTACCGGCACCGAACGCTGCCGGTATGGAACGTACTGAACGGCTGCCGGCCGGATCGCCGAAGGCCGCCACGCCCGTCAGTCCATCCGCCGGGGCGTACCCAGCAATCCGGTCTCGACGTCGGTCGGTTGGGTCATCACGTACTGCCGGTCACGGTCGGCGCACCAGAGGGTGACACCGTCGGCGAGCGTCGGCAGCGAATCGATGTCCGCGCGGGGCAGGGCCATGGTGCGCCCCAACTCCGCCGCCTCGTCGGGCGAGACCCGCTGCACACCGACGAGCCGGGCCTGCCGGATGAGCCGGGGGGCGGCCGGGCTGAGGTACGGCAGCAGCGTCAGGACGGACTGCCAGGGGCCGGCGACGACCCGTCCGCGCGGCGGACGCATACCGCAGTCCCGCACGACCAGCACGGGACCGCCGGCCGAGGCGCCCTGCGGCGGCACTCGCCCGACGTCGTACACGGCCAGGCCGTTCTGTCCGCCGCCCATGGCGTGCACCAACTGCATCCAGGCCGGTGCCCGCCCGGTCTCCACGGCGACCCTCGCCCCCGTGGCCGCCGCGCGCAGGGCGAGCACCTGGGCAGTCCACAGCCCGCCGATCAGAACGACGTCGTAGGGGGTGGGCCGGTTGATCCCGAGGACAGCGGGCCGGCTCTCGGCGTCGACGCCGATGACGACGCCGTCGTCCCCGACAGGCAGCGCGAGCGAGTCGAACTGCTCGACCGACAGCGCGTGCCGTCCGTGCCGGGGCCCGATCAGCCCGAACCCGGAACGCAGCCGCTCGCGCACCCGCTCACCCACGGAAGGCCCCGGGGCGGCTGAACCGGGGGCGGTGGCGCTGGAATCGGGCGCGTAGGGGCCCGTACCGGTCATGGTCATCAGCGGACACCTCCGAGAGGCAGCGTTGCGAGGACACCCGGCAGCTGTTCACGGTCGAGCCGCGCGAGCCCGGTTCCGGCCTGCCGGGCCGCGTGCTCCAACGCCCGCCGGGCGGCGACGAGTTCGTCGTCGCTGCGCCCCGTCACCCGCACATGTCCGGTGATCGCCACTTCCTGCCGCACTCCGCGTGCCAAGGTCAGACTGAACGTGGTGGCGAGCGTGGGCACGGCCGTCAGCTGCCCCACGAGCTGCGGAAGCGACGGGCCCCGACCGCCCAACTGCGGCCACCGCCGCACCCAGTAGGTCGTGTGCCGGCGGTTGTCGCACCGCCAGTTGCGCCCGGACTCCTCGGTCCGCCGTTGTGGAGTCTCCGTACGTCCCGCCTCGGCTGTCACCAGGGGATTGGCACAGGCGGAGGTGGCGACGGCAGCGATCAACTCCTGCTCGTCGAGCACGGTCGTGCGAAACCCGGCCCCGGTCAGCCGACTGGCCAGATGGTCCGCGACCCGCACCACACACTTCTGTGCGCCCAGGAGACCGCCCCCGCGCGCGGCCACGGCCTCCGGGCACACTTCCGGGTCGAGCTTCAGCGCGATCCAGGTGATCCGGATCGCTGGCGTACCCGTCTGGGCCTGCAACGGCGCGTAGTTGCTGACAGCCACCGACTGCTGGGGGAGCTGGATCGCGGGAGCAGGCTGGGTGTGCAGCACGATCTGCGCACCCTCCAGCCGGATGCCGTCCACCTCCAGCGCGTCCCGCACCAGCCTCAGCGGCAACGGCTGCCGGCTCCTGTCCGCCCGCAGCGCCGTCGCGTCCGCCTCGACCTGCAACACGACGCTGACGAACGTCCCGTCCCCGATGATCCCGACGCTCCGCCGGTCCCGTCCGCCGTACGCGTAGGTCCGCAGGGTCGGGTCGCACTCCACCGCGGGCGCGAGCCCCGGCTCGGTCCCGGGCGGTATGACCGCTTCGGCCGCCTTGCGCTGCCGCGCCTTCAACGCCCGTACCGTGGCCAGCCATTCGGGCAGCGAGCGCCCCCGGCGACGTACCGCTGCGAGCAGTACGAGCACGATCGCGACGACGGCCGCGGGCACGAGCGCGAGGGGGTGCACGGCCCAGCCGACGAGCAACACGGCGGCGGCCGCTTCGACAAGGAGCACCTGCTGCAAACGGAACGCGCCGAAGTGCCCGGAGCCCGCCTTGAGATGCGGTGTGAACGGACCGGGAGCGGGAGTCGTCACCGCGGGCGCGGACGGGGGCGTGACAGCGGGAGCGGAACGCCGGTCGGCCGCGTCTGTCCGCGATCGTGATCGCGTCCGGCTTGCGGAAGCCATTGCTGCAAACCCCCCGTAGTCACCTGAAACGACCCACTCGACAGCGGCCTCGATGTGGAACGAACCCTACCCGCCCCACACGCACAACGGCTCAACGGGCATAGTAGGGGCGGTCTGACAGCGGAGGGCGGGGGCGTCGGCCCCCGGGCGCGGTACGGGGAGAAACAGGCACTCATGGCATCACGGCGGGACGAACTCAACGCCTACACGTTCGCGAAGCGACGCACTCTCGCGGCCTTTCTCCAGCCGTCCCCCTGGGGCTCGGAAGAGGGGGCTCCCAAGCCGTTGCGGGCCGTCGTGCCCAGCCTGATCGCCGGTGCCCTGGTCCTGGGCGTCTTCGGTGCCTGGGGCATGTTCCAGCCCACCGCGCCCAAGGAGTGGAACCAGCCGGGCACCCGGGTCATCGTGGGCAAGCAGTCCACGACACGCTATGTCGTGCTCAAGACGGACGGGACCACCCGCCTCCACCCCGTCCTCAACCTGGCCTCCGCCCGGCTTCTCATGAACGGCGCCGACTACCAGGTCGTCCAGATCAGCGACAAGATCCTCGACGCGGGCAAGCCGCCCCGCGGCCCCATCCTCGGCATCCCCTACGCACCGGACCGGCTGCCGACCGCCGACGAGGCGGGCAAAGCCAAGCGGTGGGCGGTGTGCGAGCAGCCCGGTGGCGAGGGAAGCACGGTCCAGGAGGCGACGTTCGTCCTGGCCGACCGGGACGTGAAGAGGACCGACGGCTCCGAACGCCTCTCCGGCGGCGAGGTCCTCTATGTCAGGACCCGCGCCGGAGACCGCTTTCTGGTGGACGCCGCCGGAAAGGCGTACCCCGTCGCGGGCGAAGCGACCGAGGAGGACGACCGGAAGCTGACGGACGCGCTCGTGGGCTCCAAACAGCCTCAGCTCGTCACGAAGGAATGGATCGACACCCTGCACAAGGGCGACCCGATCTCGTTCCCCGAACTCCCCTCCGGCGTGGGCGCACCGGCCGGGATCCAGGGCCAGCTCTCCGACGACGAGAGCAGGGTCGGCATGGTGCTGGTGACGGAGACAGGCGAGGGCGAGAGGTACTTCGTCGTGCTGCCGGGCCAGGTGAAACCCATCAGCGAGTTCACCGCCTGGCTGCTGATCAACTCGCCCAGGACCGCCGTCCTCAACATGAACGGCGAGGCTGTCAAGGTGGGCCTCCAGGACTTCACCGCCGACAGCGCCCCGTTCGACGGCCAGCCGGCGGACTGGCCGACGCGGCGCGCCTCCATGGTCAACTCCGCCTCCGCGGACTCGGGCCGCGACACCGTGTGCAGTGTCCTGAGGGACGTGGACGACGACAACGGCACGACGCTCCAGACCTGGGCGGGCACCGGGTACCCCGCGGAGATCGCCGCAGGCGGGACGAGCACGTACGTCACCCCGGGAACGGGACTGCTCTACACACAGATCCAGGGCACCGACAGCGATTCGGGGTCACTCTTCCTCGTGA
Protein-coding sequences here:
- a CDS encoding SCO5717 family growth-regulating ATPase is translated as MNSDRDGIRGGWATPGDDQSDAESAIETTGEFTIDYAPPAWYTQNASSGGGGSDSGSAGPAAGSVTPPPPAPPVGPPVDMAGGASGGAASGGSFPPPWPPVAPAPAPVPEQAGADSGDIESGATMRISATALKREIAEVSSAKAPEGDADASAGTGSGGEAGGADFELNAPQAEGEASEGAAVPDAEAGPDAEVQGQDSAESGAADTEAAEPSADAAPADAEQGQEQGQVTPDAQDSEADAVEGEQTGHAVAPDGASGEAEPTDAAPQDTTPQDATPRDTTPQDSVPGADEPADPTPATPEPSDAVPPSSTAPQDAPPAADSPGGEPQTPPAWAPPPVPQGGLPPLPPAYQPAAPAPAAQWPPTGPSAPPVQAFPGAPQPAAAQGEPPLPPQQPFQPQAPQGAPAAWGNPADAAPGTPGMPGTPGAPGAPSTPPTPSPTPQQATPAGYGFPQPPAQPGQPTPPAPPAPGYGFPPPGAPAPQAPVPPQGGYGFPQPPAQPGPPNAPQSPNPQPPAPPAGYGFPHPGAPAPQQGVPGAPTPNPQGPPNSPTPQGGYGFPQPPAQPGQPQPQIPGQPNHPGHPGQPGPAGAPGQPGHPQAAAPVDPRTGAAWPQPVQHDQRQPTNPGVAPLGYTAAVELSSDRLLNSKKQKQRSSRPASGGGLFKLGGKKEEAERQRKLELIRTPVLSCYRIAVISLKGGVGKTTTTTALGSTLATERQDKILAIDANPDAGTLGRRVRRETGATIRDLVQAIPYLNSYMDIRRFTSQAPSGLEIIANDVDPAVSTTFNDEDYRRAIDILGKQYPIILTDSGTGLLYSAMRGVLDLADQLIIISTPSVDGASSASTTLDWLSAHGYQDLVARSITVISGVRETGKTIKVEDIVAHFETRCRGVVVVPFDEHLAAGAELDLDMMRPKVREAYFTLAAMVAEDIARHQQSHGLWTSDGNPPPVAAPPMPGQPYPGQPYPPQQAQPYPGQPYPGQAAPQPGQQPQQPPQPYGHPGQPAPGQPYQQPYPPQGQNPPPQQ
- the eccE gene encoding type VII secretion protein EccE; this encodes MASASRTRSRSRTDAADRRSAPAVTPPSAPAVTTPAPGPFTPHLKAGSGHFGAFRLQQVLLVEAAAAVLLVGWAVHPLALVPAAVVAIVLVLLAAVRRRGRSLPEWLATVRALKARQRKAAEAVIPPGTEPGLAPAVECDPTLRTYAYGGRDRRSVGIIGDGTFVSVVLQVEADATALRADRSRQPLPLRLVRDALEVDGIRLEGAQIVLHTQPAPAIQLPQQSVAVSNYAPLQAQTGTPAIRITWIALKLDPEVCPEAVAARGGGLLGAQKCVVRVADHLASRLTGAGFRTTVLDEQELIAAVATSACANPLVTAEAGRTETPQRRTEESGRNWRCDNRRHTTYWVRRWPQLGGRGPSLPQLVGQLTAVPTLATTFSLTLARGVRQEVAITGHVRVTGRSDDELVAARRALEHAARQAGTGLARLDREQLPGVLATLPLGGVR
- the eccB gene encoding type VII secretion protein EccB, whose product is MASRRDELNAYTFAKRRTLAAFLQPSPWGSEEGAPKPLRAVVPSLIAGALVLGVFGAWGMFQPTAPKEWNQPGTRVIVGKQSTTRYVVLKTDGTTRLHPVLNLASARLLMNGADYQVVQISDKILDAGKPPRGPILGIPYAPDRLPTADEAGKAKRWAVCEQPGGEGSTVQEATFVLADRDVKRTDGSERLSGGEVLYVRTRAGDRFLVDAAGKAYPVAGEATEEDDRKLTDALVGSKQPQLVTKEWIDTLHKGDPISFPELPSGVGAPAGIQGQLSDDESRVGMVLVTETGEGERYFVVLPGQVKPISEFTAWLLINSPRTAVLNMNGEAVKVGLQDFTADSAPFDGQPADWPTRRASMVNSASADSGRDTVCSVLRDVDDDNGTTLQTWAGTGYPAEIAAGGTSTYVTPGTGLLYTQIQGTDSDSGSLFLVTDTGLRYAVQANGDSDSERSGVGTDGKRKTSDGTPEPSEAQVKLGYENVRPAKVPLVWSEFLAKGPRLDTNSARQPQGS